The nucleotide window AGCTTCTGCTAGATGCTTATCTAATTCACCATCATGAAAATTGTCAACCTGTTTTACAAAATAGTTAGTCAGGCAAATGGTAAACTTGAACTCTCAGAAAAAGGGACCAATAACTCAAAGAGTAACCATATCAAAATTACCTTCAAAGAATATGGTGCTCGAAGTTTTGGCTTTCCTTCAGCGCCAAGTTCTTGCAACCGGACAAGGATTTTTTGGATTTGAAGACGATCGAGCAATGGGTAAATATTTTTAAATGGATCCATGATGCAAAAATCAGGGTGCTCTTCCACAAACCTGAATTAACGGAGGGCTGCGGTGAGACAGAATAATGAAGTCCAACAGAGCAGATAATATGTTTAAAGTATCAAATATTATTGAGAAAATCTCCACTTTTCTATGCCCAAGTAGCAACAGAACACATGCCTACATTTGCCTGTTACTTGTTGTTTCAGTATCACCAGTCTCCGCAACCAGAAATggatagcaaactaaaacaagtCTCCCTATATGTTTGGAAACATTATTAGAAAGGCAAAGGCTCCCTAAATATTTCTGCTCTAGATTGATCAATGCACAAACAGTTGGGTTGATAGAGTTCAAGCTTCTTCATGACAACTCCGATAAGCTGAGATTTAACATTGTCCTGGAAACAATTTCAGAATAGTGACTTGCTATGATAGTCGAATATCAGTCTATTCAGTACAGAAAGTTGGTAGGCATAAGATAGCTCCCCAGAAATTATGTACAAATATTTCAGAGAAAGACAATAAGAGATAGTTTTAAACAGATACCATAACATAATTACTTGAGTAAGATTTTAAAATATTCACATGCACACCCAAGAAATTACTCCCTTCATATCTAAGTTGGTTAGTGCTTTTATACCTTATAATTTCAGACATTCCTGCAGAAAATGAAATCCCTTTTGGAAAATCGATGGAGCAGTTTGGATCGATCTTGACAATCTCATCGGTTATTTTGTGGAGGACCATATCAACTTCTTGCAGTTGCAAACTTAAAGGAAGTTCGAAAGAGAGGGGAACGAAGATAAGACTGTCCTTACTAGGATATATGGGAAATGCTCCTCTCTGTAAGCAAGATGAAAAAGCATGATGCTCATGCTGGAATCCCACACATAGTTGTTAACATTCAGTTACACTTTAAAGAAAACTTGCCTTTGCGAAGTCTTCCTCACGGGATTTTTTCATTATATATCCAATCACCAGAACAGATGAGCCACATATTTCCTAAATCAAAGAGGTTCTCGCTTCAAATTaataaaaagggcagacccagttcTCGCTTCAAATTAATGCACACTGTAATTACAGAAAGTGTTTAAGTAGAAGGCAAGGACAAACTTACCCTTTTTATTAGAGAAGCCAAGGTGAGAACCAACTCCTGAAGCCTCTGAACATTTAAAACACCAGGAACATCTATGTTACATTCATTACCTGGACCAGTGAAGAGTATCAGTTCCCATCAACCCTCGCGAGGACAAATGTTCCATTATGTAATACAGCAATCGCCACACTCATATCTTGTGCAAAATCTTAATATAAAATGACCTGCTAAAAATAGCATGAAAATAAAACCTGGCCTTTCAGTTCCAGTATAGGCTTACCTACAGAAAGAACTCTCCAGTTCTGATTCTGAAGCTCAGAAATTAAACCTTTGTCAACTCTTGAAGCCACATAAAAACAAAAACTTGTCTGGCTCCATTCTAACATTAATTCAGTTGGAGAAAGATTCCCACTTTTTGCAAGAAGCAGTATAGAGCCAAACAAGTGTGAGCTTGCAACCTTTTCAAGAAAGCCTGACTAATAAAAAGAAATATGctgttatatatacatatatatatatatatatatatatatatatatatatatatatatatatatatatatattaaaaaacatGGTTGTTAAATATTAGAACAAGTGAACAGAAGTATTTTCATAACAGTTTCATAGGGACACATTGAGTGATATGGAAGTTCCAATAGTTAAAAAATCCTTATACTGAAGCAAAAAGGCAACACATGTCTTAACTGTTGAAGTCAAAGGCAATAGTCATTTTTTTCTGATATGAAGGATAATAATTACACATGATCAATTGAAAATTCAATGGTCCCATATTTCATGAAAAACTTGACATGATTTATCATGCACTTGATTATATCAGGACATATGCTAGAAATATTGGACCATGCCTAAAGATTATTGAAATATATGCCAGTCATCAGAAATTTAACAGGACATTGCCTTCAGATCAGCAGTAATAAACTGTCTTTCCATTAGAAGTGACTGGTTTCTCATTCATTCTTATTAACACATTGCCATTCTTTGAAGACAACATGATAAGCTAGAGTACCCCATGGGTGATGGATAACTAAGTCAATGT belongs to Miscanthus floridulus cultivar M001 chromosome 4, ASM1932011v1, whole genome shotgun sequence and includes:
- the LOC136550026 gene encoding inositol-tetrakisphosphate 1-kinase 6 isoform X2, producing the protein MAMGRSVRLVLDASLLLDPSSTREAAAVALRPGVEELLRRLRYSNLSVAICYAEGMPTNESGFLEKVASSHLFGSILLLAKSGNLSPTELMLEWSQTSFCFYVASRVDKGLISELQNQNWRVLSVGNECNIDVPGVLNVQRLQELVLTLASLIKREICGSSVLVIGYIMKKSREEDFAKRGAFPIYPSKDSLIFVPLSFELPLSLQLQEVDMVLHKITDEIVKIDPNCSIDFPKGISFSAGMSEIIRFVEEHPDFCIMDPFKNIYPLLDRLQIQKILVRLQELGAEGKPKLRAPYSLKVDNFHDGELDKHLAEANLSFPLIVKPQVACGVADAHNMALVFQTEEFSNLSVPLPAVLQEYVDHGSKIFKFYVIGDKVFYAVRDSMPNARFLKSSSGGEALTFNSLKTLPVATKVQQLQTGAQDSKLLDANLVEEAAKFLKGLLGLTIFGFDVVVQEGTGDHVIVDLNYLPSFKEVPDSEAVPAFWDAVRQAYELRRGNAQG
- the LOC136550026 gene encoding inositol-tetrakisphosphate 1-kinase 6 isoform X3, whose translation is MLEWSQTSFCFYVASRVDKGLISELQNQNWRVLSVGNECNIDVPGVLNVQRLQELVLTLASLIKREICGSSVLVIGYIMKKSREEDFAKRGAFPIYPSKDSLIFVPLSFELPLSLQLQEVDMVLHKITDEIVKIDPNCSIDFPKGISFSAGMSEIIRFVEEHPDFCIMDPFKNIYPLLDRLQIQKILVRLQELGAEGKPKLRAPYSLKVDNFHDGELDKHLAEANLSFPLIVKPQVACGVADAHNMALVFQTEEFSNLSVPLPAVLQEYVDHGSKIFKFYVIGDKVFYAVRDSMPNARFLKSSSGGEALTFNSLKTLPVATKVQQLQTGAQDSKLLDANLVEEAAKFLKGLLGLTIFGFDVVVQEGTGDHVIVDLNYLPSFKEVPDSEAVPAFWDAVRQAYELRRGNAQG